In Microbacterium sp. 1.5R, the following are encoded in one genomic region:
- a CDS encoding Bax inhibitor-1/YccA family protein, translated as MSNFAFNNPAFQQQDPRNVATYPGAPQGAQGAQAASFQHGTMDAAANAQLEGMYAAPPAGAIETDRMSVEDTVWKTAGLFAILLVTAAVGWFLTLGGVAAPELNPYNRFEPNLMPWIVGALGGFVLAMVITFTSRKKVRPALIFAYAAFEGLFIGGISAFFEVLWPGIVMQATLATVSVVGVTLALFASGKVRASKKATKIFMIAMVGYLVFSLLNLVLMWTGVLPQGQAFGLYSAEIFGIPLGLIIGVLVVIMAAYSLVLDFDQIQQGVRNGAPRKYGWLGAFGIMVTVVWLYVEILRIIAIVRGNN; from the coding sequence ATGAGCAACTTCGCCTTCAACAACCCGGCGTTCCAGCAGCAGGATCCGCGCAACGTCGCGACCTACCCGGGTGCCCCGCAGGGAGCGCAGGGGGCGCAAGCCGCGTCGTTCCAGCACGGCACCATGGACGCCGCGGCGAACGCACAGCTGGAGGGCATGTACGCGGCTCCCCCGGCCGGAGCGATCGAGACCGACCGCATGTCCGTCGAGGACACCGTCTGGAAGACCGCCGGACTCTTCGCCATCCTGCTCGTCACCGCCGCCGTCGGCTGGTTCCTGACTCTGGGCGGCGTCGCCGCTCCCGAGCTGAACCCTTACAACCGCTTCGAGCCGAACCTCATGCCGTGGATCGTCGGCGCGCTCGGCGGCTTCGTGCTCGCGATGGTCATCACGTTCACCTCGCGCAAGAAGGTCCGCCCCGCGCTGATCTTCGCCTACGCCGCATTCGAGGGCCTCTTCATCGGCGGCATCTCGGCGTTCTTCGAGGTCCTGTGGCCCGGCATCGTCATGCAGGCGACCCTGGCCACGGTCTCGGTCGTCGGCGTGACCCTCGCTCTCTTCGCCAGCGGCAAGGTCCGCGCGTCGAAGAAGGCCACCAAGATCTTCATGATCGCCATGGTCGGCTACCTCGTGTTCTCGCTGCTGAACCTCGTGCTCATGTGGACCGGCGTCCTCCCCCAGGGACAGGCGTTCGGCCTCTACAGCGCTGAGATCTTCGGCATCCCGCTCGGTCTGATCATCGGCGTCCTGGTCGTCATCATGGCGGCCTACTCGCTGGTCCTCGACTTCGACCAGATCCAGCAGGGCGTGCGCAACGGCGCTCCCCGCAAGTACGGCTGGCTCGGCGCCTTCGGCATCATGGTCACGGTCGTCTGGCTCTACGTCGAGATCCTGCGCATCATCGCGATCGTCCGCGGCAACAACTGA
- a CDS encoding glycerophosphodiester phosphodiesterase family protein, with translation MPRKSPLVIGHRGAPGYRPEHSRSSYELALAMGVDAVEPDVVATKDGVLIVRHENEISGTTDVAEHREFADRKTTKRVDGEALTGWFTEDFTWDELTTLRSRERLPKVRVSSASFDGSQAILRLTDVLDIVRAGSVEHGREIGVVLEVKHATYFASIGLDLAPLIERDLRAAGWAEGELPLIVESFESTILGQLRARGIAASYVYLIEASGRAYDLVVAQGTQAPTYAATVTPQGLDALVGRVDGISVDKRMLLAAGNSIVPDAHARGLTVFTWTCRPENAFLSAEFRGHGGKSAYGDYEAEWGVIARTGVDGVFVDHPDLGVGFFRG, from the coding sequence GTGCCCAGGAAATCGCCTCTCGTGATCGGGCATCGCGGTGCGCCCGGCTATCGTCCGGAACACAGTCGCTCGTCATACGAGCTCGCCCTCGCGATGGGAGTCGATGCGGTCGAACCCGACGTCGTCGCCACGAAGGACGGCGTGCTCATCGTGCGGCACGAGAACGAGATCTCCGGCACCACGGATGTGGCCGAGCACCGGGAGTTCGCCGACCGGAAGACGACCAAGCGCGTCGACGGCGAGGCCCTCACCGGCTGGTTCACCGAGGACTTCACCTGGGATGAGCTCACGACGTTGCGCAGCCGGGAGCGCCTTCCGAAGGTGCGCGTGTCGAGCGCGAGCTTCGACGGTTCGCAGGCGATCCTGCGGTTGACCGACGTGCTCGACATCGTCCGGGCCGGCTCGGTCGAGCACGGACGCGAGATCGGCGTGGTGCTCGAGGTCAAGCACGCCACATACTTCGCGAGCATCGGCCTCGACCTCGCGCCGCTGATCGAACGCGACCTGCGTGCGGCGGGGTGGGCCGAGGGCGAGCTGCCGCTGATCGTGGAGTCCTTCGAGTCGACGATCCTCGGACAGCTGAGGGCCCGAGGCATCGCGGCGTCGTACGTCTATCTGATAGAGGCGTCGGGACGCGCGTACGATCTGGTCGTCGCTCAGGGCACGCAGGCGCCCACGTATGCGGCCACCGTCACCCCGCAGGGACTCGATGCGCTCGTCGGCCGGGTCGACGGAATCAGCGTCGACAAGCGCATGCTGCTCGCCGCAGGCAACTCGATCGTCCCCGATGCGCATGCGCGCGGGCTCACGGTCTTCACCTGGACCTGCCGGCCGGAGAACGCCTTCCTCTCGGCGGAGTTCCGCGGCCACGGAGGCAAGAGCGCCTACGGGGACTACGAGGCCGAATGGGGCGTCATCGCTCGCACGGGAGTCGACGGGGTCTTCGTCGATCACCCCGACCTCGGGGTCGGATTCTTTCGCGGCTGA
- a CDS encoding RNA polymerase sigma factor, with translation MTDSAHRETVRHAPDEDVRRAVAAVWRIESAKIVATLTRVVGDFGLAEDLAQEALLDALRQWPVEGVPRNGAAWLTAVAKRKAIDGWRRRERLDDRMAVLAHDLEREQADAADAPPWDPDAVDDDVLRLIFISCHPVLSREAQVALTLRVVGGLSSEEIARAFLVPTATVQQRIVRAKKTLGAAQVPFEMPPREEHAERLGAILGVLYLIFNEGHAASSGPDWMRPELSLEAIRLTRVLAALMPRERDVHSLLALMELTAARFPARIDAHGEPVLLSDQDRRRWDRSRIARGRAALAAADALGSGRGPYGLQAGIAECHATAASVDDTDWERIVLLYEALGRIAPSPVVELNRAAAVAMATGPASALQIIDRLGASGALAGYHLLPATRGELLLRLGRAEEARSEFAVAAALAGNDRERALLQAKADAR, from the coding sequence ATGACCGACTCCGCACACCGCGAGACGGTCCGCCACGCACCCGACGAGGACGTGCGGCGGGCCGTCGCCGCCGTGTGGCGCATCGAGTCGGCGAAGATCGTCGCGACCCTGACGCGTGTGGTCGGCGACTTCGGCCTCGCCGAGGACCTCGCGCAGGAGGCGCTGCTCGATGCCCTGCGGCAGTGGCCGGTCGAGGGCGTGCCGCGCAACGGCGCCGCCTGGCTCACGGCGGTCGCGAAGCGCAAGGCGATCGACGGCTGGCGGCGCCGCGAACGTCTCGACGACCGGATGGCCGTGCTCGCCCACGACCTCGAGCGAGAGCAGGCGGATGCCGCAGACGCGCCGCCCTGGGACCCGGATGCGGTCGACGACGACGTGCTGCGGCTGATCTTCATCTCGTGCCACCCGGTGCTCTCGCGCGAGGCGCAGGTGGCGCTCACCCTCCGCGTGGTGGGCGGCCTGTCGAGCGAGGAGATCGCCCGGGCGTTCCTCGTGCCGACGGCGACCGTGCAGCAGCGCATCGTGCGGGCCAAGAAGACTCTCGGTGCGGCGCAGGTCCCGTTCGAGATGCCACCACGGGAGGAGCACGCAGAGCGCCTGGGAGCGATCCTGGGCGTGCTCTACCTGATCTTCAACGAGGGGCACGCCGCGAGCAGCGGTCCCGACTGGATGCGCCCCGAGCTGAGTCTCGAGGCGATCAGACTCACGCGGGTGCTGGCCGCGCTGATGCCGCGCGAGCGCGACGTGCACAGCCTGCTGGCCCTGATGGAGCTCACCGCCGCGCGGTTCCCCGCCCGGATCGATGCCCACGGCGAACCGGTGCTCCTGTCCGACCAGGACCGTCGTCGCTGGGATCGCAGCCGCATCGCGCGGGGACGTGCTGCGCTCGCGGCCGCTGACGCACTCGGCTCGGGTCGCGGCCCCTACGGCCTTCAGGCGGGGATCGCGGAATGCCATGCGACAGCCGCGTCCGTCGACGACACCGACTGGGAGCGGATCGTGCTCCTGTACGAGGCGCTCGGTCGGATCGCTCCCTCGCCGGTCGTGGAGCTCAACCGGGCGGCTGCCGTCGCGATGGCGACGGGCCCGGCATCCGCTCTGCAGATCATCGACCGGCTCGGCGCCTCGGGTGCGCTGGCCGGTTACCACCTGCTGCCCGCGACGCGGGGGGAACTGCTGCTGCGACTCGGTCGCGCGGAGGAGGCGCGCAGCGAGTTCGCCGTCGCCGCAGCGCTCGCAGGCAACGACAGGGAGCGGGCGCTGCTGCAGGCCAAGGCCGACGCGCGCTGA
- a CDS encoding hemerythrin domain-containing protein, giving the protein MDADRLIAWDAELRRAHTRLRAALEATREAVQDGSDAPDATRELALFCIGFCSALDGHHLSEDRALFPALRDQHPELGDVIAKLTQDHSMLAHLLGGLRTAVESGESSETLERHLDGIGAIMESHFRFEEREILEPLRALHLDRPVPDVLGPF; this is encoded by the coding sequence ATGGATGCCGATCGCCTGATCGCCTGGGACGCAGAGCTGCGCCGGGCGCACACGAGACTCCGCGCCGCCCTCGAGGCCACGAGGGAGGCGGTGCAGGACGGTTCGGATGCTCCGGATGCCACGCGCGAGCTCGCGCTGTTCTGCATCGGCTTCTGCTCGGCCCTCGATGGGCATCATCTGAGCGAGGACCGCGCCCTGTTCCCCGCGCTGCGCGACCAGCACCCGGAACTCGGCGACGTGATCGCCAAGCTGACGCAGGATCACTCGATGCTGGCCCACCTGCTCGGAGGACTCCGCACGGCCGTCGAGAGCGGAGAGAGCAGTGAGACGCTGGAGCGCCACCTCGACGGCATCGGCGCGATCATGGAGTCGCACTTCCGCTTCGAGGAGCGCGAGATCCTCGAGCCGCTGCGAGCGCTCCACCTCGATCGCCCCGTTCCGGACGTGCTCGGCCCGTTCTGA
- a CDS encoding YccF domain-containing protein has protein sequence MRTILNIIWLVFAGLALFLGYMLAGILLCIPIVTIPWAIASFRIARYAIWPFGREIVSKPTSGVGSFLGNVLWVILAGWWLAIGHIVSGLALCITIIGIPMGIADFKMVPVSLMPLGKEIVSRRGAFDRTL, from the coding sequence GTGCGCACGATCCTCAACATCATCTGGCTGGTCTTCGCCGGACTCGCTCTCTTCCTCGGCTACATGCTGGCCGGAATCCTGCTGTGCATTCCGATCGTGACGATCCCCTGGGCCATCGCCTCGTTCCGCATCGCCCGCTACGCGATCTGGCCGTTCGGGCGTGAGATCGTCAGCAAGCCGACCTCCGGAGTCGGCTCGTTCCTCGGCAACGTGCTCTGGGTCATCCTCGCCGGCTGGTGGTTGGCGATCGGACACATCGTCTCCGGCCTCGCGCTCTGCATCACGATCATCGGCATCCCGATGGGCATCGCCGACTTCAAGATGGTGCCCGTCTCGCTGATGCCTCTCGGCAAGGAGATCGTGTCGCGCCGCGGCGCCTTCGACCGCACGCTCTGA
- a CDS encoding GlsB/YeaQ/YmgE family stress response membrane protein: MSFLGFLLLGLIAGAIAKLILPGKQGGGWFITLLLGVVGALLGGWLGSLILNRPLTEFWDLGTWLLAIGGSIIVLLIYGLIVNRGSKARS; the protein is encoded by the coding sequence ATGAGCTTTCTCGGATTCCTTCTTCTCGGCCTCATCGCCGGAGCCATCGCGAAGCTGATCCTTCCCGGCAAGCAGGGTGGCGGATGGTTCATCACCCTCCTGCTCGGCGTCGTCGGCGCCCTCCTCGGCGGCTGGCTCGGAAGCCTGATCCTGAACCGTCCTCTCACGGAGTTCTGGGACCTGGGCACGTGGCTCCTCGCCATCGGCGGCTCGATCATCGTGCTGCTGATCTACGGCCTGATCGTCAACCGCGGCAGCAAGGCCCGCAGCTGA
- a CDS encoding YciI family protein, translated as MKYMLIMRSNDEAVEAYKEMPFEQVIEAMGKYNESMIKAGVLAAGEGLSDAAEGFVVDFSAEKPLITDGPYGETKELFNGFWILEVSSREEAAEWASRAPLGKGSFLEVRRVTDESDFPADNEWIEKEKGWREEEEARRAQQ; from the coding sequence ATGAAGTACATGCTGATCATGCGCTCGAACGACGAAGCGGTCGAGGCGTACAAGGAGATGCCGTTCGAGCAGGTCATCGAGGCGATGGGCAAGTACAACGAGTCGATGATCAAGGCCGGCGTGCTGGCTGCGGGCGAGGGCCTCAGCGACGCGGCGGAGGGATTCGTCGTCGACTTCAGCGCCGAGAAGCCTCTCATCACCGACGGCCCCTACGGAGAGACGAAGGAGCTGTTCAACGGCTTCTGGATCCTCGAGGTCTCCAGTCGTGAAGAGGCGGCGGAGTGGGCGAGCAGGGCTCCCCTCGGCAAGGGGTCGTTCCTCGAGGTGCGGCGTGTGACCGACGAGTCCGACTTCCCGGCCGACAACGAGTGGATCGAGAAGGAGAAGGGCTGGCGCGAAGAGGAAGAGGCGCGTCGCGCCCAGCAGTGA